In the Arthrobacter sp. CDRTa11 genome, AATCCGGTTGTAAGTATGTCAGTACAAACCTTTGACAGGACATGTTTTCTAGGGCAAAGTAGTGGTTGTGGCCCCGATCACGGGGGCCGGAGCCGGAGCTCTAGCTGCTCACAGGTACAGAGTTCTAACAGAAAGGTCCGCGATTACCGTGACCCACGAACTGCTCACGATCGGGCGCATCAGCGTTGATATCTACCCGAACGACATTGGGGTGAACCTGGAGGATGTGACGTCCTTTGGGAAGTACCTTGGCGGGTCGCCGTCGAATGTTGCCGTGGCCGCAGCCCGGCACGGCCGCCGGACCGGTGTGATCACCCGCACCGGCGACGATGCCTTCGGGACCTACCTGCACCGGGAACTGAAGAAGTTCAACGTTGACGATTCCTTTGTTACGCCCGTGGAGGAGTGGCCCACGGCTGTGACCTTCTGTGCGATCAAGCCGCCGGAGGACTTCCCGCTCTACTTCTACGGACGCTTCCCCACCGCCCCGGACCTGCAGATCCAGGCGGACGAGCTGGACCTGGACGCGATCCGCGACGCCGGCATCTTCTGGTCAACCGTGACCGGCCTGTGCCAGGAGCCCAGCCGCGAAGCGCATATCAAGGCCCACGAAGCACGCCCGCACTCCGGCCTTAAAGACGGCCAATTCACCATCCTGGACCTTGATTACCGTCCGATGTTCTGGGCCTCTGAAGAGGAAGCCCGCGCCGAAATTGCCAAGGTCCTGCCGCACGTCACCGTTGCCATCGGCAATGACAAGGAATGCGCTGTTGCCGTAGGGGAAGGAACGCCCGACGAACAGGCGGACCGCCTGCTCGCCGCAGGTGTTGAAATTGCCGTGGTCAAGCTTGGGCCTGACGGCGTCATGGCCAAGACCCGGACCGAGCGCGTAGTTTCCGCTCCGGTCCCTGTGGAGACGCTCAACGGCCTGGGTGCCGGGGATTCCTTCGGCGGTGCGTTTTGCCACGGGCTGCTGTCCGGGTGGCCGCTGGCCCAGGTCCTGGACTACGCGAACGCTGCGGGCGCAATTGTTGCCTCCCGCTTGTCTTGTGCAGACGCCATGCCGACGCCGGATGAGGTCACCTCGCTGCTGGCCGAACACGGCCGCCTGGTCCCCGGCCAGTTCGCCACGGAAGGAGCGGCACTGTGAGCATCAACCTTGGGGCCGCCACCGTAGAAGTGGACGATGATCCCCGCCGCTACTCGCACCTGAGCACCATCCGGCTGGAAGATCCGGACGCTGTTGCCCGCGCTGCCAAGGCGCGGCGCCGCCACCCCGGGCTGCGGTACGGCCGGCAGAACTTCATTGTCGCTGCCGACCATCCCGCCCGCGGTGCCCTCGCCGTCGGGAATGATCCTGTGGCGATGGCAGACCGCCGGCAGTTGCTGGACCGGCTACAGGTTGCGCTGGCCAACCCGGATGTGGACGGTGTGCTCGCCTCGCCGGACATCATGGATGACCTGCTGCTGCTCGGCGCACTTGAAGGCAAACTGATCTTCGGGTCGATGAACCGCGGCGGGCTCTCCGGGCTGGTCAACGAGATCGATGACCGCTTCACCGGCCACACCGCCGCAGCATTGGAAGCCCTGGGCGCCGACGGCGGGAAGATGCTGACGCGTATCTGCCTCGGGGACCCGGACACCGTGGCGATGCTCGAAGCGACCGCGAAGGCCATCGACTCCCTCGCCGAACGCAAGCTGATCGCCATGGTGGAGCCCTTCCTGTCAATCCGCGAGAACGGCAAAGTCCGCAATGACCTGTCCACAAACGCCGTGATCAAGTCCATCGCCATCGCCGAAGGCCTTGGCTCCACCAGCGCCTACACGTGGATGAAGCTGCCTGTGGTGGCCGACATGGAGCGCGTGATGGCTGCCACCACCATGCCCACCGTGCTGCTGGGCGGAGACCCCGACGGCACCCAGGATGAAGTCTTCGCCACGTGGGAAGCCGCTCTGGCGCTCCCGGGCGTGCAGGGCCTCACCGTTGGTCGGACGCTCCTGTACCCGGCGGACGGCGACGTCGCCGGCGCGGTGGCCACAGCCGCCTCCCTCCTTAACCACACCGCATCTGAAGAAGTATCGGAGTAACTTCCCATGGGGACGAGAACAGTAACCGGGACCCGCCGCATGACCGTGGCCCAGGCCGTGGTGGAATACCTTTCCAAGCAGTACACCGTGGACACTGTCGGCGGGCTGGATTTCCGGGAACGGCTGATCCCCGGCACGTTCGGTATTTTCGGGCACGGCAACGTGGCCGGCGTCGGGCAGGCGTTGAAGCAGTATCAGCAGCTTGACCCGGCGATCATGCCGTATTACCAGGGCAGGAACGAGCAGGCACAGGCGCACCAGGCCGTGGGGTACGCCCGGCACACCCGCCGGCGGCAGACGTTCGCGATCAGCACCTCGATCGGGCCCGGCTCCTCGAACCTCCTCACCGGCGCAGCGCTGGCGACCACCAACCGCCTCCCGGTGCTGCTGCTGCCGTCCGACACGTTCGCTACCCGTGCCGCGGACCCGGTCCTGCAGCAGCTGGAGCTGCCCTACGCCTATGACATCACTGTCAATGATGCGTTCCGGCCGCTGTCCAAGTTCTTTGACCGGGTGACTCGGCCGGAGCAGCTGTTCTCCGCGTTCCACCACGGCCTGCGGGTCCTGACGGACCCGGCCGAGACCGGAGCGGTCACCATCTCACTGCCGCAGGATGTCCAGGCCGAGGCGTTCGACGTGCCGGAGGAGTTCCTGGCCGAGCGGGAGTGGCGGATCCGCCGCCCCGACGCCGACGACGACGACATCGCCCGCGCCGCAGCGGCCATCCGTGCCGCGAAGCGTCCGCTGATCATCGCCGGCGGCGGCGTCCTGTACGCCTACGCCAACGACGAACTCGCCAAATTCGTTGAACTCACCGGGATCCCGGTGGGCAACACGCAGGCCGGCGTCGGTGTCCTGCCGTGGGACCACAGGTTCTCCCTCGGAGCCATTGGCTCCACGGGCACGACGGCGGCCAACGCCATCGCCGCCGAGGCGGACCTGATCATCGGCATCGGCACCCGGTACGAGGACTTCACCACCGCGTCCCGGACAGCGTTCCAGAACCCGGACGTACGCTTCATCAACATCAACGTCGCCCCGATCGATGCGTACAAGCACGGCACCACCCTCCCGATTGTGGCCGACGCCCGCAAAGCCCTGGTCAAACTCAACGCAGCCCTCGACGGCTACCGCGTCGGCGCGGACCTGGAACAGCAGATCGCCTCGGAGAAGAAGCGCTGGGACGCCACCGTCGATGTTGCCTTCGATACCCGCTTCACGCCGCTGCCCGCGCAGAACGAAATCATCGGCGCCACCTCCCGAGCCATGGACCCGGCAGACGTCGTGATCTGCGCGGCGGGCTCGTTGCCTGGGGACCTGCACAAGATGTGGCGGGTCCGGGACCCCTTCGGCTACCACGTGGAATACGCCTACTCCTGCATGGGCTACGAAATCCCCGGTGGCCTCGGCGTCAAACGCGCAGCCCTGGCCGAGGCCGCGCGCGGCGGCGAGCAGCGCGACGTCGTCGTGATGGTGGGGGACGGCTCCTACCTGATGATGCACACCGAACTCGTCACCGCCGTCGCCGAACGCATCAAGCTGATCGTGGTCCTGATTCAGAACCACGGCTACGCCTCCATCGGCTCGCTCTCCGAATCGCTCGGTTCACAGCGGTTCGGCACCCAGTACCGGGCCCTGAACGAGCAACAGCACAGCTTCGACGAAGGCGAGACCCTGCCCGTTGACCTGGCCCTGAACGCCGAGTCCCTGGGCGTGAAGGTGATCCGGATCGAGCCGGGGGAGAAGGTCATCGCCGAACTCGAACAGGCCATCCGCGACGCCAAGGCCGCCCCCGAGGGCGGCGGGCCTATCCTGATCCACGTCGAATCCGACCCGCTCCTGGACGCACCGTCCTCCGAGTCCTGGTGGGATGTTCCCGTCTCGCAGGTCTCCGAGCTTGACTCCACAAAGCAGGCCTTCGAGACCTACACGGACCATAAGAACCGACAGCGCAAGCTGCTCGGCTGACCTCCTGCACCACCACCACACGCTTAGCACCTCAAGGAAGAGACGCCATGACTGTTACAACTGAGACCACCACCATCAAGCACTTCATCAACGGTGCCGAAAGCGCCGGTGAAGGCGACCGCACCCAGCCCGTCTACAACCCGGCTACCGGCGCTGTCTCCGGTGAACTCCGCCTGGCGAACCGTGCGGATCTTGATGCCACGGTGGCCGCTGCCCGTGCCGCTGCTGATTCGTGGGGTGACATTTCGCTGGCGAAGCGCACGGCGGTGCTGTTCAAGTTCCGCGAATTGGTTGCTTCGCATGTGGATGAGCTCGCGGAGCTGATCACGGCCGAGCACGGGAAGGTCCTCTCGGACGCGAAGGGCGAGATCGCCCGCGGCCTGGAAGTGGTGGAGTTCGCCTGTGGGATCCCCACGCTGCTCAAGGGTGACTACTCGGACCAGGTCTCCACCGGGATCGACGTGTTTTCCTTCCGCGAACCGCTCGGCGTCGTCGCCGGCATCACACCGTTCAACTTCCCCGTCATGGTGCCGCTGTGGATGGCCCCGATGGCCATCGCGACCGGCAACGCCTTCATCCTGAAGCCGTCCGAACGTGACCCGTCAGCGTCGATGCTGCTCGCGAAGCTGTGGAAGGACGCCGGCCTGCCCGACGGCGTGTTCCAGGTCCTGCACGGCGGGAAGGAGACCGTGGACGGGCTGCTCACCCACCCGGACGTGGACGGAATCTCCTTCGTTGGGTCCACCCCGATCGCCCAGTATGTCCAGGAAACCGCGACCAAACACGGCAAACGGGTCCAGGCCCTGGGCGGGGCGAAAAACCACGCCATCGTCATGCCGGACGCCGACCTGGACAACGCCGCAGACCACCTCGCCGCCGCAGCCTTCGGCTCTGCCGGGGAACGCTGCATGGCCATCTCCGTCGCCGTCGCCGTCGGGGACGCCGCGGACCTGATCGTCAAAAAGGTCGAAGAGCGCGCCCTGGCCGTGAAGGTCAACAACGGCACCGCACCCGGCGCCGAAATGGGTCCCGTCATCACGCCCGAGTCCCGGGACCGGATCGTACGGATCGTCACCGAAGCAGAAACCGCGGGCGCGGCGATGGTGGTGGACGGCCGGGACCTGGTGGTCCCCGGCCACGAGGACGGCTTCTGGGTCGGACCCACCGTGATCGACCACGTCAAAACCGAAATGACCGCGTACACCGAGGAAATCTTCGGCCCCGTCCTCGTCGTCGTCCGCGTTCAGGACCTCGAGGAAGGGATCAAGCTGATCAACGCCAACCCGTACGGAAACGGCACCGCCATCTTCACCTCCTCCGGCGCAGCAGCCCGGAAATTCCAGCGCTCCGTGACCGTCGGCATGATCGGCATCAACGTGCCCCTGCCCGTCCCCGTCGCCTACCACTCCTTCGGCGGCTGGAAAGCATCCCTCTTCGGCGACAAGCACATCTACGGCCCCGAAGGCGTCTCCTTCTACACCCGCGGCAAGGTCATCACCTCCCGCTGGCCAGAACCCACCCACGCCTCCGGCGCCTCCTACAACTTCCCCTCCAACTGACACCAGAGAGAGACAACGCTGTCATGACTGAGAACAAGCTGATCATCGGCACCGCACCCGACTCCTGGGGCGTTTGGTTCGCGGACGACCCCAAGCAGACCCCCTGGGAGCGTTTCCTCGACGAAGTGGCCGAATCCGGCTATAAGTGGATCGAACTCGGTCCCTATGGCTACCTGCCGAACGATCCAAGCCGGCTGGCCGAGGAACTCAAAGCCCGCGATCTGAAGGTCACTGCTGGAACGGTGTTCACCGCGTTCCACCGCGGACTGGACCAGTGGGAGACGGCGTGGGAGCCGGCCCGCAAGGTTGCTGAGCTCACGGCAGCCATGGGCGGTGAGCACATCGTGGTCATCCCGGCCATGTGGCGCGACGACGTCACCGGAGAAGCCGTAGAAAGCGGCCAGCTGACGGAGAAGGCATGGAGCGAGCTGTTCGCAGGCCACAATCGCCTGGGCAAGACCCTGCTGGAGGACTTTGGTCTGAAGCAGCAGTTCCACTCGCACGCCGATTCCCACGTGGGAGCGCAGGAGGATATCGAAACCCTCCTGGCCGCCACGGACGCCAAGTACCTGAACCTGTGCCTTGACACCGGCCACGCCGAATACTGCGGCGCCTCCAGCCTTGAACTGATCAAGAATTATCCGGACCGGATCGGCTACCTGCACTTGAAGCAGATCAACCCGGACATTCTGAAAAGGGTCAACGAGGAAAACATGACCTGGGCCGCTGCCAACCTGGCCGGCGTGATGACGGAGCCACCGAACGGTCTGCCGGACCTGCGCGCTGTCATTGAAGCCGTTGAGGCGCTGAACCGGCCAATCTTCGGAATTGTAGAGCAGGACATGTACCCGGTAGCGTTCGACGTCCCCATGCCGATCGCCAAGCGCACCCGCAACTACCTGCTGTCCTGCGGTTCCCGCACCGCCGTCAACTGACGCCGCCCAAGCACACTAGAACGTAAGGAAGATCCATGACTGAAACCCTTCGCGTCGCCGTCATCGGCGCCGGCCGCATGGGCGCGGACCACATCCAGCGCCTCCGCACGCGCATTCACGGCGCCGAAGTTGCCGCCGTCGTCGACGTCGACCTGGCACGTGCGCAGGCAGCCATCGAGGGCATTCCCGGCGCGGTTGCTCTGATGGATGCCGATGAGGCGCTGAACAACGGTGACGTCAACGCCGTCCTCATTGCCACACCGGGTTTCCTGCACGAGGACATCCTTTACAAGGCCCTGGCGAAGGATTTCCCGATCCTCTGCGAAAAGCCGCTCACGCCGGACGCGGAAAGCGCGTGGAAGATTGTCCAGGCGGAAACAGCGCTGGGCCACAAACGCATCCAGGTAGGATTCATGCGCCGTTTCGACGCCGAATATGCTGCCCTGGGATCCATGATCCGCGACGGCGAACTCGGCGAGCTGCTGATGCTCCACCACCAGCACCGCAACCCCAACACCCCGCCCGGCTTCACCAACGAGATGCTCATCAACGACTCAGTCGTGCACGAATTCGACGCCATCCGCTTCTTCACCGGCGAGGAAATCACCTCCGTGCAGGTCCGGCTCGGCAAGGCGACGAGGAATGCACCCGCCGGCCAGCACGACCCCCAGCACGTCCTGCTGGAGACCGAATCCGGTGTCCTGGCCGACGTCGAGATCTACGTCAACGCCAAGTTCGGCTACGAAGTGGCCACCCAGGCCTCCTTCGAGGACGGCATCGTCAACATCGGGGGCGACGGCGGCCCGTACGTCCGCACGGCAGGCCGATGGGGCGGCAAAGTCGCCCCGGGCTTCGAGGACCGCTTCGGTGCCGCCTACGACGTCGAGGTCCAGGCCTGGGCCGATGCCGCCCGCCGCGGTGAAATCGGCGGTCCCACCGCGTGGGACGGCTACGCCACCGCCGCCTGCTGCGAGGCGGGCGTCGAGGCCCAAAAGTCCGGCGAAAAGGTCACGGTCCGGCTCAACACCAAGCCTGACCTGTACAACTAAACGCCCCTCACCTGACTGATCCACAATGGAGTGTCCCACGTGAAGATTGCCCTTGACCCCACCCCGTACCACCACAGCCACAAGCTGCTGGAATTTCCGCGCGTGGCAGCCGATCTGGGTTACAAGTACCTGCAACTGACGCCGCATGCAGACATGATCCCTTTCTACAACCACCCCAAGGCCGACGATGAGCTCGTGGCCCAAATGAACAAGGCTTGCAAGGATGCCGGCGTCGAAATCGCCTCGGTGCTTCCCGTGCTGCGCTGGTCCGGACCGGACGAGGATGCCCGCGAAGCGGCCGTCCGCTACTGGAAGCGCGCCATCCAGATCACGGTCGACCTGGGTGTCAGCACCATGAACACGGAATTCAGCGGACGCCCGGAAAAGGCCGAGGAATCCGAACGCGCCTTCTACCGCTCCATGGAGGAACTGCTGCCGATCATCGAGCGCGAGGGACTGGATGTCCTGATCGACCCGCACCCGGATGACTTCGTGGAAGACGGCCTGGCCGCCATCCGCGTCATCCGCGGCGTAAACTCGCCCAACATCGGCATGGTCTATGTGGCTTCACACTCCTTCCACATGGGCAACCAGCCCTTGGAAATCATGCGGGCAGCGGGAGACAAGCTGCGCCTGGTCCACGTATCGGACACCATGAACCACCACGCCTCCCACGGCCTTCGTTACATTACCAACCCTCCCGGAAACGCCGTCCGGGTGCACCAGCACCTGAAGATCGGCGACGGCGACGTCAACTGGGACGAGTTCTTCGGCGGCCTCAAGGAAATCGGCTTCCTGGACAAGGACAACACCGTGATGGTGTCCAGTGTCTTTGCCGAGGATGAGAACGCTGACGACGTGTCCCGATACCAGTTGGAGGCCATGAGCAAGTACGTCGCGCAGGTCAACTAACGGCGGAGTAGCGGACGCTCTCTCACTTCCTGCAGGAAAATCCGGATCCCTCTCTCACCCGGTGAGAGAGGGATCCGGGAAAACGTGCAGAAAGTGAGAGAGGGTGCTACAGCGCGATTACCGCGTTTTCCTGCGCACTGCGGCGGGCCGCGTCCAGGACCTCCAGTGTCTGGATCGCCTCCGCTGCAGGGACGGGTTCGGGCCCTTCGACGCGGACTGCCCGGGCAAACTCCGTGTAAAAGTCCGCGTAGTTTCCCTGCGCGGAGGCAATGGTCTTGCGGCCCGCCCTTGTCGCCAGGGTTCCCCAGTTTTCAGCCGCATCGATTCCCCACGTGGCCGGTTCCTCTGCGGGCCTGCGCCCGGCGAATACGGCGTCTGCCTGGACGTCGGCACCTGCTGCCATGTAGCTGCCGTTGCTGCCGTACGCGCGCAGCTCGCGGATGCTGGAGTGGTTCAGTTTGCTGGCGGACACCGTGGAAACGACTCCGGACGCGTGCGTCATGGTGACAACGAAGCCGCAATCCGTGCGTTCCCCAAAGCGATCCGTCCAGTGCAAGGTGGCATGCACATGAGTCGCCGGCCCCAGCAGCCACAGCATCTGGTCAACCAGGTGGCTGCCGAGATCCCGAAGCAGCCCACCGCTGGTTCCAAGTTCCAGGCTGTCCGCGTTGTCCTGGTCCATGGTCGAATGGACCCGCCACAGCTGACCAAGTTCCCCGGCTGCCAGGACGTTCGCCAGCGTGAGGATATCGGCGTCGCGCCGCCGGTTATGGTAGACGTTCAGGACAACGCCTGCATGGGCTGCGGCCACTGCCAGTTCCCGCGCCGCGTCGGCGTTGGGGGCGAAGGGCTTGTCTGCCACAACATGTACGCCGGCTTTGATGGCTTCCAGGACAAGCTCCTGGCGCGTGTGCGGTGGCGTGGTGATCGTCACCGCATCCACGCCGACGTCCAGCAGCTCAGCGAGGCTCCCGTAGATCGGCAGCCCGGGGAAGTCCGCATCAATCTGGGCTTTCTTCGGCCCCGAACGGGCCACGACGCCAACGAGTTCCACTCCGTCGGCGGCTTCAATGAACGGAGCATGGAAGTAACGGCCGCCTACTCCGTATCCGACAATGCCAATGCGCATCTTTCTGTTCCTTAGCTGTTGGGGGGTCTGCCGCTCAGTCAAAAAAGCAGCAAGGGGACGCCGCGCCAGCGATGCCCCCTTGCTGCTTGTTTGCCGTCCTGTGATGCGTCAGGCGGTCAGGTTCAACGATGCGGAGAGCGCCGCATCAGCGTCGCGCAAGACCTTGGCCGCCACTTCCAGCCCCTCGATCCGGCCCAAGGACACGTCTTCGTGCTCGATGTTGACCAGCATCTCCGGGTCTACCTCGTGCAGCGCGCGCAGGAATTCGGTCCAGAAAGCGGTGTCGTGCCCGCGGCCCAGGGCCACGAAGTCCCAGGCCGACTTCTTGGGCCACTCGTTCGCCCACTCGTCACCGCCGAGGTTGGTGCGGTTTTCTTCCGGGGCAAGCCTGCGGAAGCTGTTGTCCAGGACGCCGTACAGTGCGGCGTTGTCTGTGTTGACCCTGACATCCTTCGCGGCAGCCTGGAAGATCAGGGGACCGAGTTCGCGGACCACCGCCACGGGGTCCATCTGCTGCCAGAACAAGTGGGAAGCATCGAGTTCGACGCCGACATGCGTGGCACCCGTGAGCTCGATGAGCTTGCGGACATCGGCAGTGTTGAAGACGATGTTCTGCGGGTGCAGCTCAAGAGCCACCTTGACGCCGTGGTCTGCAGCGAGGCGGTCGGTTTCCTTCCAGAACTCC is a window encoding:
- a CDS encoding sugar phosphate isomerase/epimerase family protein; this encodes MKIALDPTPYHHSHKLLEFPRVAADLGYKYLQLTPHADMIPFYNHPKADDELVAQMNKACKDAGVEIASVLPVLRWSGPDEDAREAAVRYWKRAIQITVDLGVSTMNTEFSGRPEKAEESERAFYRSMEELLPIIEREGLDVLIDPHPDDFVEDGLAAIRVIRGVNSPNIGMVYVASHSFHMGNQPLEIMRAAGDKLRLVHVSDTMNHHASHGLRYITNPPGNAVRVHQHLKIGDGDVNWDEFFGGLKEIGFLDKDNTVMVSSVFAEDENADDVSRYQLEAMSKYVAQVN
- the iolD gene encoding 3D-(3,5/4)-trihydroxycyclohexane-1,2-dione acylhydrolase (decyclizing); the encoded protein is MTVAQAVVEYLSKQYTVDTVGGLDFRERLIPGTFGIFGHGNVAGVGQALKQYQQLDPAIMPYYQGRNEQAQAHQAVGYARHTRRRQTFAISTSIGPGSSNLLTGAALATTNRLPVLLLPSDTFATRAADPVLQQLELPYAYDITVNDAFRPLSKFFDRVTRPEQLFSAFHHGLRVLTDPAETGAVTISLPQDVQAEAFDVPEEFLAEREWRIRRPDADDDDIARAAAAIRAAKRPLIIAGGGVLYAYANDELAKFVELTGIPVGNTQAGVGVLPWDHRFSLGAIGSTGTTAANAIAAEADLIIGIGTRYEDFTTASRTAFQNPDVRFININVAPIDAYKHGTTLPIVADARKALVKLNAALDGYRVGADLEQQIASEKKRWDATVDVAFDTRFTPLPAQNEIIGATSRAMDPADVVICAAGSLPGDLHKMWRVRDPFGYHVEYAYSCMGYEIPGGLGVKRAALAEAARGGEQRDVVVMVGDGSYLMMHTELVTAVAERIKLIVVLIQNHGYASIGSLSESLGSQRFGTQYRALNEQQHSFDEGETLPVDLALNAESLGVKVIRIEPGEKVIAELEQAIRDAKAAPEGGGPILIHVESDPLLDAPSSESWWDVPVSQVSELDSTKQAFETYTDHKNRQRKLLG
- a CDS encoding Gfo/Idh/MocA family oxidoreductase, encoding MRIGIVGYGVGGRYFHAPFIEAADGVELVGVVARSGPKKAQIDADFPGLPIYGSLAELLDVGVDAVTITTPPHTRQELVLEAIKAGVHVVADKPFAPNADAARELAVAAAHAGVVLNVYHNRRRDADILTLANVLAAGELGQLWRVHSTMDQDNADSLELGTSGGLLRDLGSHLVDQMLWLLGPATHVHATLHWTDRFGERTDCGFVVTMTHASGVVSTVSASKLNHSSIRELRAYGSNGSYMAAGADVQADAVFAGRRPAEEPATWGIDAAENWGTLATRAGRKTIASAQGNYADFYTEFARAVRVEGPEPVPAAEAIQTLEVLDAARRSAQENAVIAL
- a CDS encoding Gfo/Idh/MocA family protein; translated protein: MTETLRVAVIGAGRMGADHIQRLRTRIHGAEVAAVVDVDLARAQAAIEGIPGAVALMDADEALNNGDVNAVLIATPGFLHEDILYKALAKDFPILCEKPLTPDAESAWKIVQAETALGHKRIQVGFMRRFDAEYAALGSMIRDGELGELLMLHHQHRNPNTPPGFTNEMLINDSVVHEFDAIRFFTGEEITSVQVRLGKATRNAPAGQHDPQHVLLETESGVLADVEIYVNAKFGYEVATQASFEDGIVNIGGDGGPYVRTAGRWGGKVAPGFEDRFGAAYDVEVQAWADAARRGEIGGPTAWDGYATAACCEAGVEAQKSGEKVTVRLNTKPDLYN
- the iolC gene encoding 5-dehydro-2-deoxygluconokinase, producing MTHELLTIGRISVDIYPNDIGVNLEDVTSFGKYLGGSPSNVAVAAARHGRRTGVITRTGDDAFGTYLHRELKKFNVDDSFVTPVEEWPTAVTFCAIKPPEDFPLYFYGRFPTAPDLQIQADELDLDAIRDAGIFWSTVTGLCQEPSREAHIKAHEARPHSGLKDGQFTILDLDYRPMFWASEEEARAEIAKVLPHVTVAIGNDKECAVAVGEGTPDEQADRLLAAGVEIAVVKLGPDGVMAKTRTERVVSAPVPVETLNGLGAGDSFGGAFCHGLLSGWPLAQVLDYANAAGAIVASRLSCADAMPTPDEVTSLLAEHGRLVPGQFATEGAAL
- a CDS encoding deoxyribose-phosphate aldolase, with amino-acid sequence MSINLGAATVEVDDDPRRYSHLSTIRLEDPDAVARAAKARRRHPGLRYGRQNFIVAADHPARGALAVGNDPVAMADRRQLLDRLQVALANPDVDGVLASPDIMDDLLLLGALEGKLIFGSMNRGGLSGLVNEIDDRFTGHTAAALEALGADGGKMLTRICLGDPDTVAMLEATAKAIDSLAERKLIAMVEPFLSIRENGKVRNDLSTNAVIKSIAIAEGLGSTSAYTWMKLPVVADMERVMAATTMPTVLLGGDPDGTQDEVFATWEAALALPGVQGLTVGRTLLYPADGDVAGAVATAASLLNHTASEEVSE
- a CDS encoding CoA-acylating methylmalonate-semialdehyde dehydrogenase, producing MTVTTETTTIKHFINGAESAGEGDRTQPVYNPATGAVSGELRLANRADLDATVAAARAAADSWGDISLAKRTAVLFKFRELVASHVDELAELITAEHGKVLSDAKGEIARGLEVVEFACGIPTLLKGDYSDQVSTGIDVFSFREPLGVVAGITPFNFPVMVPLWMAPMAIATGNAFILKPSERDPSASMLLAKLWKDAGLPDGVFQVLHGGKETVDGLLTHPDVDGISFVGSTPIAQYVQETATKHGKRVQALGGAKNHAIVMPDADLDNAADHLAAAAFGSAGERCMAISVAVAVGDAADLIVKKVEERALAVKVNNGTAPGAEMGPVITPESRDRIVRIVTEAETAGAAMVVDGRDLVVPGHEDGFWVGPTVIDHVKTEMTAYTEEIFGPVLVVVRVQDLEEGIKLINANPYGNGTAIFTSSGAAARKFQRSVTVGMIGINVPLPVPVAYHSFGGWKASLFGDKHIYGPEGVSFYTRGKVITSRWPEPTHASGASYNFPSN
- a CDS encoding sugar phosphate isomerase/epimerase family protein, producing MKLGVYNAILHDRSLPEALKVIADLGLTGIEINTGGFLPAVHVPTMDQILESDAARDDYLAIFEGTGVSIAGLNCNGNPLHPKREIGGKHAEDIRRSIRLAHRLGQNRVVTMSGLPGGEPGATTVNWVVNAWNSAALDVLDYQWGVAAEFWKETDRLAADHGVKVALELHPQNIVFNTADVRKLIELTGATHVGVELDASHLFWQQMDPVAVVRELGPLIFQAAAKDVRVNTDNAALYGVLDNSFRRLAPEENRTNLGGDEWANEWPKKSAWDFVALGRGHDTAFWTEFLRALHEVDPEMLVNIEHEDVSLGRIEGLEVAAKVLRDADAALSASLNLTA
- a CDS encoding sugar phosphate isomerase/epimerase family protein, translated to MTENKLIIGTAPDSWGVWFADDPKQTPWERFLDEVAESGYKWIELGPYGYLPNDPSRLAEELKARDLKVTAGTVFTAFHRGLDQWETAWEPARKVAELTAAMGGEHIVVIPAMWRDDVTGEAVESGQLTEKAWSELFAGHNRLGKTLLEDFGLKQQFHSHADSHVGAQEDIETLLAATDAKYLNLCLDTGHAEYCGASSLELIKNYPDRIGYLHLKQINPDILKRVNEENMTWAAANLAGVMTEPPNGLPDLRAVIEAVEALNRPIFGIVEQDMYPVAFDVPMPIAKRTRNYLLSCGSRTAVN